The window ATACGGTCGAGCTTCTCGTGGAGGGCGTCGTCCATATGCGAGGGCTGTCCGGCGTCGCCTCTATAAGTCTTCCCGGCAGTGACAGGGCCCCAGCTACCACTCGGGCGGGTACTCGCGGTCCGGAAGCGGCGGCTCCGCACCTACCCACTCTGCCCGGCCGGCGGACGATTCGAGCGTCACCGGCGCATCGCCGTCGAGGGTGTAGGTGAGCGTCACGTCGGCCAGCGAGCAGTGGGCGTTGTAGCGCAGCGACTCGTCGGGCGCCATGTAGGAGACGGTCTGCCACTTCACGTCCTCGGGGGCGCGCACCGTGACGCGCAGGTCGACGCCCTCGCCGCTGCCGGAGAACCGCCAGAATCCCGGCTCGTCGTGTTCCGTGGTGTTCGATTTCGGGCCGACGACGTGTTTCAGCCGGTTGAGCGCGTGGACCTCGCCGTCCCGGCGCAGGCAGATGGAGAGCGTCCCCTCGATGTCGAGCGCCTCCAGCACGACCGAGCGGTCCTCGAAGTCGTTGCACTGGATCCAGGTCCACGAGTCCGGCGGCGAGGAGCCGAGCGTGTGCCCCTGATGGCCGGGCGCGTCCTCGAACTCGATGGTACGGTCACCGACGGTCACCTCGCCGTCCATCCGGACGGCCTCGTTGGCGCTCCAGTGCTTGCCCGTGCCGACGGTCTTCGCCAGCGCGTTCGTCAGGCGCTCGCTCCGCAGCGGCGTGAACGAGTATGGGTCGGGGTCGTACGAGAGGTCCCAGGATACCTCGCCGCCCTCGTGGCCGGGGTCGCCGTGGTCGGCGTCCTCGCCGTCACCGTCCGCGTCGAGCGGAATCGAGCCGACCGCCGACGCAGACGTGAGTTCGTCGTCGTCGATGGTCAGCGAGAACGAGGGCGTGCCGCGTGCGCGGACCTGCTCGAACGGGACCGACCGGGTGACGAACACGGAGCGGTCGGGGTCCTCCCGGTCGGTCAGCGCGGCCCACAGTCGGCCCTCCTGCCGGCCGCCCTCCGTCGACAGCAGCGTGTACCGGTACCAGAACGCGACCGAGTCGTCGGTCGGACTCACCAGCGAGTACCACACCTCCCGCCCCGGCTCCCCGACCGGCAGCGGCCAGTCGAGTACGGGCTCGTTGTCCTCGGGTGCCATGGGCTACGTCACCGGGCACCAGCGAATAAGGGTGGTGAAAGCGGGAACGGTCTCTACCTCCATTCGATACGGCCCGCTGCAGATTTTATTCCCAGCACCAGGCACAGATATAATACGGACATATCTTTGGATATAAAGCACGTATAATCGAAATGTAGCCCTGAGCGGATTCGAACCGCTGTCAGAAGCTCCAAAGGCTTCTATGATTGGCCACTACACCACAGGGCTTCGCGTTAATGTTTCCGGGTTCTGCTAAAATAGGTCTTACTCAAACGCTCCAGTCTCGGGGACGGGGACCGTGCCGTGTTCGACCTTCTTGTGGCACGAAGGGCACAGCGTGATGAGATTATCTAACTCCTGTGCATCGTTGTAGTTGTCGAACTCCCGGATCGGCGTGATGTGATGAACGTCCGGGTTCCGACCGATTTCCGACTCGTCCGCACCGCACCGTTGGCACTCGTAATCGTCCCGTGTCAGTGCTTTCCGGCGCAGAGCGTGCCAATCGCCGACATACGAAGTTCCAGCGTCTCAACCGCCCCACGCGGGGTGGTCCTCTCTCCGCCAATTCTCTGACATCCAGTTGTTCTGACACTCGTTGCAACAGAATCGTCCTCCCCGTAGACGGCATCGCACTCCAAGACAGTGAACTCAGTCCCGCAGTAGTCACACTCCCGTTCCAGACGTTCCACGTCCCTGAGTTCGTACGAAGGCGTTCCGACGAAGGTGTTCATCTCATCCACACACGTTGGGGCAGTAGACCCCTCCTTGTCCGAGGGATAGAACTCGAACGCCGCTTCGCACCGCTCACAGGTAGTCGTCTCCTTCGCGTCTTTCCAGTTGCCGTTGTGTTCACCGGCTTCCGGATTGCAATCGTCACAGAACGCCAGCCTCGCCTTCTCGTCGTAGAACTCCGTCCCACATCCCTTGCACGTCCGGTTCGGGAGTGACTC of the Haloglomus salinum genome contains:
- a CDS encoding HNH endonuclease, with the protein product MRRKALTRDDYECQRCGADESEIGRNPDVHHITPIREFDNYNDAQELDNLITLCPSCHKKVEHGTVPVPETGAFE